One Coprobacter fastidiosus genomic window, AATTTGCTCATAATGTAGATGGGTATAGACTAAGTACGAATTTGTATAAATACCGAGACAGTAAAGATCCTCGATTTAAAATGTCTCTTTGGGATATGAACTTGGGTTTTGGAAATGCAGATTATTATGACGGTTGGAGGTATGATACTTGGGCTTACGATTTTAATGACGCCGTAAAAGGAAACGACAATCAGCTCGTTCCTTTTTGGTGGTATCGTCTGTTGAGCGATCCGGTTTTTGTAGAAGAGATAAAAGCCCGCTGGAAAGAGTATCGGGAAACAGTTTATTCTGACGAGAATATTACTGCAACTCTTGATTCTCTTGTAAATCTGTTGAATGAAAACGGAGCACAACAGCGTAATTTTCAAGCATGGCCGCGTTGGGGAAAGTATGTCTGGCCAGTAAAATATATAGCTGAGTCTTATGAGGACGAGATTGCCTATTTGCGAGGGTGGATCAAAGATCGTTTGACTTTTATGGATAAGGAGCTGTTGGGTATAGAACCTCCTAAGCCTGAGGTTACGCCATTAAGTATCGTGTCGGGATTTAATGCAGATGTTATAGCGGAGAAGAAACCTGCTGTTAATCATTCTACAATGACTTTGGATGATCAAGGATGGGTATTATTCGGACCGGAGGTTCAGGAAAACGGTTCTTTGCCGACTGACGGAGTTATTATATCGAATTCGGGAATCGAATATCGATTATCGGCTTATGACGGGAAAAATGCTGCTGTTTTAAAGTCTCGTAATGCTTCTGCGACTCTTCAATTTTCTACACCTCAAAAAACTTCGAAATTGTATTTGTTGACGATTAGTGCAAATGGGGAGTCTTCTATGTCTGTGACGGTCAATTATACAGACGGAACTTCTGTCTCGAAGAGCGTTTCGATCGAAGATTGGTTTAGTGCATCTTCAGGACAAGGAGAGGCTGTTTATGGATTAGGCCGTATTATATGTGAAGATAACGGCTCGCAGTTTAAAGCGGATGATATAGATGAGCGTTTACAATTCCGTTTGTTCGAGAATGAAATAGAAACAGACGATAACAAATTGATATCATCGGTAACGGTTTTGAATAATCTGTCTAGTAAATATCCGACTGTACTTGCTGTTACGAAAGATGGGCATGATGTGCCGGAAGGGGGACTTGATCCTGTTTTCGGAAATATAGCAGTCCGTGTTTATCCTAATCCGATAAAAGACCAAAGAATTTTGAATATCGATGGTGCCGGTAATGCTTGTGTTGAATTAATTAATATGCAAGGTCTGGTCGTTCGTAAGATATTTGTAAATTCCGAAAGT contains:
- a CDS encoding CotH kinase family protein, which translates into the protein MKKLFLLLSLFSLFSVSAQQSDNYKPDNVDVPFTETNLPIVFLNVGGRQIDREERITARMKIIYNGEGKLNYADTLAHPDQKVDYEGYIGLKYRGNSSFTNSDKKPYAVRPLDKPLEEGGKKQKISILGMGKDNDWALLAPYSDRSLIRDVFSFTLARPFFEFVPSGKHCELVLDGTYYGVYIFSERVRKGKYRLDLPDPGDLGDELTGGYHLEVDRDDETVYTSKHIPVYSDGTPIFGKKISFQYTAPEYEELTEAQKNYIHSYIDAFENSLASDDYTDPKTGYRKYIDVTSFIDYMLSTEFAHNVDGYRLSTNLYKYRDSKDPRFKMSLWDMNLGFGNADYYDGWRYDTWAYDFNDAVKGNDNQLVPFWWYRLLSDPVFVEEIKARWKEYRETVYSDENITATLDSLVNLLNENGAQQRNFQAWPRWGKYVWPVKYIAESYEDEIAYLRGWIKDRLTFMDKELLGIEPPKPEVTPLSIVSGFNADVIAEKKPAVNHSTMTLDDQGWVLFGPEVQENGSLPTDGVIISNSGIEYRLSAYDGKNAAVLKSRNASATLQFSTPQKTSKLYLLTISANGESSMSVTVNYTDGTSVSKSVSIEDWFSASSGQGEAVYGLGRIICEDNGSQFKADDIDERLQFRLFENEIETDDNKLISSVTVLNNLSSKYPTVLAVTKDGHDVPEGGLDPVFGNIAVRVYPNPIKDQRILNIDGAGNACVELINMQGLVVRKIFVNSESEKIALNDLATGMYLLTISNHTDRITYKICIE